The Mycetohabitans endofungorum genome contains a region encoding:
- the rplU gene encoding 50S ribosomal protein L21: MYAVIKTGGKQYKVAAGEKLKVEQIPADIGAEITLDQVLAVGEGESIKFGTPLVGGASVKATVVSHGRHAKVTIFKMRRRKHYQKHGGHRQNYTELRIDAINA; the protein is encoded by the coding sequence ATGTACGCGGTCATAAAAACCGGTGGCAAGCAGTATAAGGTCGCTGCCGGCGAAAAATTGAAAGTAGAACAGATACCGGCAGACATTGGCGCTGAAATCACGCTCGACCAGGTGCTCGCAGTCGGCGAGGGCGAATCGATTAAGTTCGGTACGCCGCTGGTGGGTGGGGCTTCCGTCAAGGCTACCGTGGTATCGCACGGACGGCATGCGAAAGTGACAATCTTCAAGATGCGTCGCCGGAAGCACTACCAGAAGCATGGCGGTCATCGCCAGAATTACACCGAATTGCGCATCGACGCGATTAACGCGTAA
- a CDS encoding proline--tRNA ligase produces MKASRFFIGTLKEAPADAEIVSHQLMVRAGMIRRVAGGIYNYMPLGLRSIRKVEAIVREEMNRAGAVELLMPAVQPAELWQESGRWEQYGPELLRVKDRHDRDFVVGPTHEEVITDIARKEIKSYRQMPVNFYQVQTKFRDEIRPRFGVMRGREFIMKDAYSFDRDHAGLQLSYQKMYDAYVRIFTRLGLEFRAVAADNGSIGGTGSHEFHVIAATGEDAIAYCPSSDYAANVEAAEAVSLIASRAAPSEPLTKKATPGKAKCEQVADYLGIALERTIKSIVLAVDNEGADPTIWLLLLRGDHELNEIKAGKVSGLAGYRFATEQEIVDWFGAPPGYLGPLNTRKPVKVVADRTVANMSDFVVGSNEMDYHTTGVNWGRDLPEPEVADLRNVRKGDPSPDGRGELDLCRGIEVGHVFQLGTKYSEAMGATFLDENGKPAPMTMGCYGIGITRILGAAIEQNFDERGIIWPEAIAPFHLVLCPMGYERSDAVREQAHKLYDELLGAGIDVILDDRGERPGVMFADWELIGVPHRLVIGERGLKEGKIEYQGRRDVEPTLLPLEQAVAWVVERVCAALAR; encoded by the coding sequence ATGAAAGCTTCGCGTTTTTTCATCGGCACGCTTAAGGAAGCGCCGGCCGATGCCGAGATCGTCAGTCACCAGTTGATGGTCAGGGCGGGGATGATTCGCCGCGTCGCCGGCGGTATCTACAACTACATGCCGCTCGGGTTGCGCTCGATCCGCAAGGTGGAGGCGATCGTACGCGAAGAGATGAACCGTGCGGGTGCCGTCGAGCTGTTGATGCCGGCGGTGCAGCCGGCCGAGCTATGGCAGGAATCCGGCCGCTGGGAGCAATATGGTCCCGAACTGCTGCGCGTGAAGGACCGCCACGACCGCGACTTCGTCGTCGGACCGACCCATGAGGAAGTGATCACCGATATCGCGCGCAAGGAAATCAAGAGCTACCGCCAGATGCCTGTGAATTTTTACCAGGTGCAGACCAAGTTCCGCGACGAAATCCGCCCCAGGTTTGGCGTGATGCGGGGGCGCGAGTTCATCATGAAGGACGCGTATTCGTTCGATCGCGACCATGCCGGGCTGCAGCTGTCGTACCAGAAGATGTACGACGCGTACGTGAGAATCTTCACGCGCCTGGGGCTCGAATTCCGTGCGGTGGCGGCCGACAACGGCTCAATCGGCGGCACCGGGTCGCACGAATTCCATGTGATCGCTGCGACCGGCGAGGATGCGATCGCGTATTGTCCTAGCTCGGACTATGCGGCCAATGTTGAGGCTGCCGAAGCCGTATCGTTGATCGCGTCGCGCGCAGCGCCGAGCGAGCCGCTGACAAAGAAGGCCACGCCGGGCAAGGCGAAATGCGAGCAGGTGGCCGATTATCTGGGTATTGCGTTGGAGCGCACGATCAAGTCGATCGTGCTGGCCGTGGATAACGAGGGTGCCGACCCGACGATTTGGCTGCTGTTGCTGCGCGGCGACCATGAACTGAACGAAATCAAGGCTGGCAAGGTGTCGGGGCTGGCCGGCTATCGGTTCGCCACCGAGCAGGAGATCGTCGATTGGTTTGGCGCGCCGCCCGGCTATTTGGGGCCGCTGAACACGCGCAAGCCGGTGAAGGTAGTCGCGGACCGCACCGTGGCGAATATGAGCGACTTCGTTGTCGGCTCGAACGAGATGGACTACCACACGACGGGGGTCAATTGGGGTCGCGATCTGCCGGAGCCGGAAGTGGCGGACTTGCGCAACGTGCGCAAGGGCGACCCATCGCCGGACGGCCGCGGCGAGCTGGACCTATGCCGTGGCATCGAGGTCGGGCATGTATTTCAGCTTGGCACGAAGTACTCGGAAGCCATGGGCGCGACGTTCCTGGACGAGAACGGCAAGCCGGCACCGATGACGATGGGGTGCTACGGGATCGGCATCACGCGGATCCTCGGTGCGGCGATCGAGCAGAACTTCGACGAACGCGGCATCATCTGGCCGGAGGCCATTGCACCCTTTCATTTGGTGCTGTGTCCGATGGGCTACGAGCGCAGCGACGCAGTGCGCGAGCAGGCGCACAAGCTCTATGACGAACTGCTCGGCGCGGGGATTGACGTGATCTTGGACGACCGGGGCGAGCGTCCCGGCGTGATGTTCGCGGATTGGGAATTGATCGGCGTGCCACACCGGCTCGTGATCGGCGAGCGCGGCCTCAAGGAAGGCAAGATCGAGTATCAGGGCCGCCGCGATGTGGAGCCGACGCTGTTGCCGCTCGAACAGGCGGTAGCATGGGTGGTCGAGCGGGTGTGCGCGGCACTGGCACGTTGA
- the proB gene encoding glutamate 5-kinase: MRSIIADAKRLVVKVGSSLVTNDGRGLDHDAIGRWAAQIATLRQQGKDVVLVSSGAIAEGMQRLGWNRRPREIAELQAAAAVGQMRLAQVYESRFAEYSIRTAQILLTHADLADRERYLNARSTLLTLLRLGVVPIINENDTVVTDEIKFGDNDTLGALVANLIEGDVLVILTDQRGLYTADPRKDPAATLVQQADAGDSALEAMAGGTGTSIGRGGMLTKILAAKRAAHSGADTVIASGREPDVLVRLAAAESIGTQLIARTARMAARKQWMADQLQVRGHVVIDAGAVEKLTSGGKSLLPIGIVDVQGIFARGEVIACLDEAGREVARGLTNYSSVEARLIRRHPSAQIESILGYMLEPELIHRDNLVML, from the coding sequence ATGCGTTCGATCATTGCCGATGCAAAACGGCTGGTTGTGAAAGTGGGTTCGAGCCTGGTCACCAATGACGGGCGTGGGCTGGATCATGACGCGATCGGGAGATGGGCCGCGCAAATTGCCACATTGCGCCAGCAGGGCAAGGACGTGGTGCTGGTCAGTTCCGGCGCGATCGCCGAGGGGATGCAGCGACTGGGCTGGAACCGGCGTCCACGCGAGATCGCCGAGCTGCAGGCCGCGGCCGCGGTTGGCCAAATGAGGCTGGCGCAGGTCTATGAAAGCCGCTTTGCCGAGTATTCGATCCGCACGGCCCAGATCTTGCTTACGCACGCGGACCTTGCCGATCGCGAGCGATACCTGAATGCACGCTCGACGCTGCTTACGTTGCTCAGACTCGGCGTGGTGCCGATCATCAATGAGAATGACACGGTCGTCACGGATGAGATCAAGTTCGGCGACAACGACACGTTGGGCGCGTTGGTGGCGAACTTAATCGAAGGGGACGTGCTGGTGATTCTGACCGACCAGCGTGGTTTGTACACGGCCGATCCGCGCAAGGATCCTGCCGCGACGCTGGTGCAACAGGCCGACGCCGGCGACTCCGCGTTGGAGGCAATGGCCGGTGGCACCGGTACAAGCATCGGCCGGGGTGGGATGCTGACCAAGATTCTGGCCGCCAAGCGCGCCGCGCACAGCGGCGCGGATACGGTGATTGCAAGCGGTCGAGAGCCGGACGTGCTGGTCCGGCTGGCGGCGGCGGAGTCGATTGGCACGCAACTCATTGCGCGGACCGCCCGCATGGCCGCGCGCAAGCAATGGATGGCGGACCAACTGCAAGTGCGCGGCCATGTCGTGATCGACGCGGGCGCGGTCGAGAAGCTGACATCCGGCGGCAAGAGCCTGTTGCCGATCGGCATCGTCGACGTGCAAGGCATTTTTGCTCGCGGCGAGGTGATTGCGTGCCTGGACGAAGCGGGCCGCGAGGTGGCGCGTGGGTTGACGAACTACAGTAGCGTCGAGGCGCGGCTGATTCGCCGCCATCCGAGTGCGCAGATCGAGTCGATTCTCGGTTACATGCTCGAGCCCGAACTGATCCACCGGGATAACCTGGTGATGCTTTAA
- the ffh gene encoding signal recognition particle protein gives MLDNLTQRMARVVKTLRGEARLTEANTQEMLREVRLALLEADVALPVVREFIAKVREKALGEEVISSLTPGQALVGVVQRELTAVIGGDYEGKAAELNLAVTPPAVILMAGLQGAGKTTTVGKLAKLLHEKQKKKVLTVSCDVYRPAAIAQLKTVTEQVGADFFPSQPDQKPLDIARDALDWAKRHYHDVLIVDTAGRLGIDDAMMQEIAALHAQLKPAETLFVVDAMLGQDAVNTAKAFNDALPLTGVVLTKLDGDSRGGAALSVRHVTGRPIKFVGVGEKLDGLETFYPERMANRILGMGDILALVEEAQRGVDVQAAQQLAEKVKKGGAFDLNDFRAQLSQMKKMGGLSTLMDKLPAQFQQAAGNADMSQAEKQMRRMEGIINSMTPAERAKPELIKASRKRRIATGAGVQVQEVNRMLNQFEQMRGMMKKLKGGNLQKMMRGMKGMLPGLR, from the coding sequence ATGCTCGACAATCTCACACAACGTATGGCGCGCGTCGTGAAGACGCTACGCGGCGAAGCCCGGCTCACCGAGGCCAACACGCAAGAGATGCTGCGCGAGGTACGCCTGGCACTGCTCGAGGCAGACGTCGCGCTGCCGGTGGTGCGCGAGTTTATCGCGAAGGTTCGGGAAAAAGCGCTTGGTGAGGAAGTGATTAGCAGCTTGACCCCCGGCCAGGCGCTGGTCGGTGTCGTACAACGCGAACTGACCGCGGTGATCGGTGGCGACTACGAGGGCAAGGCGGCCGAGTTGAACTTGGCAGTCACGCCGCCAGCGGTGATCTTGATGGCGGGCCTACAGGGTGCCGGCAAGACCACTACGGTCGGCAAGCTGGCCAAGCTGCTGCACGAGAAGCAGAAGAAGAAAGTCCTCACCGTATCGTGCGACGTATACCGGCCCGCGGCGATCGCGCAGCTGAAAACCGTCACCGAGCAGGTCGGCGCGGATTTCTTCCCGTCCCAACCAGATCAAAAGCCGCTGGATATTGCACGGGACGCATTGGACTGGGCCAAGCGGCACTATCATGACGTATTAATCGTGGACACGGCGGGCCGGCTCGGCATCGATGATGCGATGATGCAGGAAATCGCCGCGTTGCACGCGCAGCTCAAGCCGGCCGAGACGCTATTCGTCGTCGATGCGATGCTTGGCCAGGACGCGGTCAATACCGCGAAGGCTTTCAACGACGCGCTGCCGCTCACCGGCGTCGTGCTGACCAAACTCGATGGCGACTCGCGCGGCGGCGCGGCGTTGTCGGTACGCCACGTGACCGGCCGGCCGATCAAGTTCGTCGGCGTCGGTGAGAAGCTCGACGGTCTAGAGACGTTCTACCCAGAACGGATGGCCAACCGGATCCTGGGCATGGGGGATATCCTGGCGCTGGTCGAGGAGGCGCAGCGCGGCGTGGACGTGCAGGCCGCGCAGCAGCTCGCCGAAAAGGTGAAGAAAGGCGGCGCTTTCGACCTGAATGACTTCCGTGCCCAACTGTCACAAATGAAGAAAATGGGTGGCTTATCGACGCTGATGGACAAGCTGCCGGCGCAATTCCAGCAGGCCGCTGGCAACGCCGACATGTCTCAGGCCGAAAAACAGATGCGCCGCATGGAAGGCATCATCAATTCGATGACGCCGGCCGAGCGTGCCAAGCCAGAGCTGATCAAAGCAAGCCGCAAGCGACGCATCGCGACCGGCGCCGGCGTGCAGGTACAGGAGGTGAATCGGATGCTAAACCAGTTTGAACAGATGCGCGGCATGATGAAGAAGCTCAAGGGCGGCAACCTGCAGAAGATGATGCGCGGCATGAAAGGCATGCTGCCCGGGCTGCGCTGA
- the cgtA gene encoding Obg family GTPase CgtA, with protein sequence MKFIDEARIEVIAGDGGDGSASMRREKFVPFGGPDGGDGGRGGSVYAIADRNINTLIDYRYAKKHQARNGENGRGSDCYGKGGEDITLRMPVGTVITDRDTGELIADLTEHDQRVLLAKGGAGGLGNLHFKSSTNRAPRQKTEGKPGERRMLRLELKVLADVGLLGMPNAGKSTFIASVSNAKPKIADYPFTTLAPNLGVVRVGPTKSFVIADIPGLIEGAAEGAGLGHQFLRHLQRTRILLHLVDLAPFDAGVDPVAEAGAIVNELRKYDEALYRKPRWLVLNKVDMIAEHEREARVADFVERFGWQGPVFQISALTGLGCENLCYAVYDYLSETGLAARAQHAEDLAADVRFRDDAQTCDDATPPGADTQ encoded by the coding sequence ATGAAGTTCATTGACGAAGCGAGGATCGAGGTCATCGCCGGTGACGGAGGGGATGGCAGCGCATCGATGCGCCGTGAGAAGTTCGTTCCGTTCGGCGGGCCGGATGGAGGTGACGGCGGGCGTGGTGGCAGTGTTTACGCTATCGCGGATCGCAACATCAATACGCTGATCGACTACCGGTACGCAAAGAAGCACCAAGCGCGCAACGGCGAGAACGGGCGCGGATCGGACTGCTACGGCAAGGGAGGCGAGGACATCACGTTGCGCATGCCAGTCGGCACGGTGATCACGGATCGGGATACCGGTGAGCTGATCGCCGACCTGACTGAGCACGATCAGCGCGTGCTGCTCGCCAAGGGCGGCGCCGGGGGGCTCGGCAACCTGCATTTCAAGTCGAGCACGAACCGGGCACCACGGCAAAAAACCGAAGGCAAGCCGGGCGAGCGCCGCATGCTCAGGCTCGAGTTGAAGGTGCTGGCCGATGTCGGCCTGCTGGGCATGCCCAATGCGGGCAAGTCGACGTTTATCGCGTCGGTGTCGAACGCGAAGCCGAAGATCGCCGACTATCCGTTCACGACGCTTGCGCCGAACCTTGGTGTGGTGCGGGTCGGACCGACGAAGAGTTTCGTGATCGCTGATATCCCGGGCCTAATCGAAGGCGCCGCCGAAGGCGCTGGGCTGGGGCACCAGTTCCTACGGCATCTGCAACGCACCAGGATATTGCTGCATTTGGTCGATCTTGCGCCGTTTGATGCCGGCGTCGATCCGGTCGCGGAGGCAGGTGCGATCGTCAACGAGCTGCGCAAGTACGACGAGGCGCTTTACCGCAAGCCGAGGTGGCTGGTATTGAACAAGGTTGACATGATTGCAGAGCACGAGCGCGAAGCGCGCGTGGCCGACTTTGTCGAGCGCTTCGGTTGGCAGGGACCGGTATTCCAGATCTCGGCGCTCACCGGTCTAGGCTGCGAGAATCTGTGTTATGCGGTCTACGACTACTTGAGCGAGACTGGACTGGCGGCGCGTGCGCAGCATGCCGAGGACCTGGCGGCCGACGTGCGGTTCCGGGATGACGCACAGACGTGCGACGACGCGACACCACCCGGCGCCGATACACAGTGA
- a CDS encoding polyprenyl synthetase family protein, whose protein sequence is MLRPPFFRFTSLTATTTPSAAATLAPIADDMQQVNRVIRTRLASDVVLINQIAEYIIGAGGKRLRPALLLLVANALGERSGHRHELAAVIEFIHTATLLHDDVVDESQLRRGKQTANALFGNAASVLVGDFLYSRAFQMMVACGNLRVMQILSDATNVIAEGEVLQLLNMHDPDVDQARYMQVIRYKTAKLFEAAAQLGAVIAGAPPAMEAAAAEFGRTIGTAFQIMDDWLDYTGTPESMGKNAGDDLREGKPTLPLIYLIEHGTDEQAQLARDAIEHGGTDRFDTIFTAVTESGALDHTLRCAEAEAQAAARAIFAFPDSQFKESLLQLCSYSAARQS, encoded by the coding sequence TTGCTCCGCCCACCCTTTTTCCGGTTTACGTCGTTGACAGCCACCACCACCCCGTCCGCGGCCGCCACGCTAGCGCCGATCGCCGACGACATGCAACAAGTCAATCGCGTGATCCGCACGCGGCTCGCGTCGGACGTCGTCCTGATCAACCAGATCGCCGAATACATCATCGGTGCGGGTGGCAAGCGCCTGCGCCCCGCCCTGCTGTTGCTGGTGGCGAACGCACTGGGAGAGCGCAGCGGCCACCGGCATGAGCTAGCGGCGGTCATCGAGTTCATCCACACGGCGACGCTACTCCATGACGACGTGGTCGACGAATCACAGTTGCGGCGCGGCAAGCAAACCGCCAATGCGCTGTTTGGCAACGCAGCCAGCGTGCTGGTCGGCGATTTCCTGTATTCGCGCGCGTTCCAGATGATGGTCGCGTGCGGTAACTTGCGTGTAATGCAGATCCTGTCGGACGCCACCAACGTCATCGCGGAAGGCGAGGTGTTGCAGTTGCTGAACATGCATGATCCGGACGTGGATCAAGCGCGCTACATGCAGGTGATCCGCTACAAGACCGCCAAGCTGTTCGAGGCGGCAGCCCAGTTGGGCGCGGTCATCGCCGGTGCGCCCCCCGCGATGGAGGCCGCCGCGGCGGAGTTTGGCCGCACGATCGGCACCGCCTTCCAGATCATGGACGACTGGCTCGATTACACAGGCACGCCCGAGTCAATGGGGAAGAATGCCGGCGACGACCTGCGCGAAGGCAAGCCGACGCTACCGCTGATCTATTTGATCGAGCACGGCACCGACGAGCAGGCGCAGTTGGCCCGGGACGCCATCGAGCACGGCGGCACCGACCGATTCGACACGATTTTCACCGCCGTCACCGAGTCGGGCGCGCTCGACCACACGCTGCGCTGCGCCGAAGCGGAAGCACAGGCCGCGGCGCGCGCCATTTTTGCATTTCCAGATTCCCAATTCAAAGAATCGCTGCTACAATTATGCTCTTATTCAGCGGCGCGCCAGTCTTGA
- a CDS encoding hypoxanthine-guanine phosphoribosyltransferase, with product MNREEALDIFRHSEEIVSSADVAASIQRMAVAIRDAMSDEFPLVLSVMGGAAVFTGMLLPHLDFPLEFDYIHLTRYRNTTRSHDMQWRVAPAESVKDRVVLVLDDILDEGETMAAIRDRIIEKGARRFASAVLCEKILAKTKPLRPDFCGFQVPDRYVFGCGMDVNGYWRNLSTIRALKSDA from the coding sequence ATGAACCGCGAAGAAGCCCTGGATATTTTCCGCCACTCCGAGGAGATCGTATCGTCCGCCGACGTGGCGGCGTCAATCCAGCGGATGGCCGTTGCAATCCGCGACGCGATGAGTGACGAGTTCCCGCTTGTGCTGTCCGTGATGGGCGGTGCCGCGGTGTTCACCGGCATGCTGCTGCCGCATCTGGACTTCCCGCTCGAGTTCGACTATATCCATTTGACCCGCTATCGCAATACGACACGCAGCCATGACATGCAGTGGCGCGTGGCACCGGCCGAATCAGTCAAGGACCGAGTCGTGCTGGTGCTCGACGACATCCTGGATGAAGGCGAAACGATGGCAGCGATCCGAGACCGGATTATCGAGAAGGGCGCGCGTCGCTTCGCTAGCGCGGTGCTGTGCGAGAAGATTCTTGCGAAGACTAAGCCGCTGCGCCCCGATTTCTGTGGTTTCCAAGTGCCGGACCGCTATGTGTTCGGCTGCGGGATGGACGTCAATGGGTATTGGCGCAACCTATCTACGATCCGCGCGCTGAAAAGCGACGCCTGA
- the rpmA gene encoding 50S ribosomal protein L27, giving the protein MAHKKAGGSSRNGRDSESKRLGVKVFGGQAIHAGGIIVRQRGTRMHAGDNVGIGKDHTLFALTDGHVRFAVKGAAKKHIVSVVPAA; this is encoded by the coding sequence ATGGCACACAAAAAGGCAGGCGGCTCGTCCCGGAACGGCCGCGATTCCGAAAGCAAGCGTCTCGGCGTCAAGGTGTTCGGCGGCCAGGCAATCCATGCCGGTGGCATCATCGTGCGTCAACGCGGCACGCGGATGCATGCTGGCGACAACGTCGGGATTGGCAAGGACCATACGCTGTTCGCGCTGACCGACGGTCATGTCCGCTTTGCGGTCAAGGGCGCGGCGAAGAAGCATATCGTCAGCGTGGTCCCGGCTGCTTGA
- a CDS encoding CNP1-like family protein — MKRVCPPAYPSRPSPCRVTALISTITAAALLGACSSPSPEQGPKPGQDFVYLLERTQNWIESKVDKLPPMPRAADLLPFEVSATTNLQFAVDAASVSVGTDGVVRYTIVITSPRGARNVYYEGLRCETYEWRRYAAADDSGEQWDRGAANGWRRIENGQLNAYQAALYQDYMCANKMPQSKASSIVQNIRYKRIAASRYQ, encoded by the coding sequence TTGAAACGCGTCTGCCCGCCTGCCTATCCATCGCGCCCAAGTCCGTGCCGCGTCACCGCCCTGATCAGCACGATCACCGCCGCCGCGCTGCTCGGCGCATGCTCATCCCCGTCGCCGGAGCAGGGGCCCAAGCCCGGTCAGGACTTCGTCTACCTGCTGGAGCGCACGCAGAACTGGATCGAGAGCAAGGTCGATAAGTTGCCGCCGATGCCGCGCGCCGCGGACCTGCTGCCATTCGAGGTCTCCGCGACGACGAACCTACAGTTTGCCGTTGACGCGGCTTCCGTGTCGGTGGGCACTGACGGCGTCGTGCGCTATACGATCGTGATCACGAGCCCGCGAGGCGCACGCAATGTCTATTACGAAGGTTTGCGTTGTGAAACCTATGAATGGCGCCGTTATGCGGCCGCCGATGACAGCGGCGAACAATGGGATCGGGGCGCGGCAAACGGCTGGCGGCGCATCGAGAACGGCCAGCTGAACGCGTATCAGGCCGCGCTATACCAAGACTACATGTGCGCGAACAAGATGCCGCAGAGCAAGGCCTCGTCGATCGTGCAGAATATCCGTTACAAACGGATCGCCGCATCGCGCTATCAATAG
- a CDS encoding RNA pyrophosphohydrolase: protein MLDREGFRPNVGIILLNARNEVFWGKRLREHSWQFPQGGIKYGETPLQAMFRELHEETGLRPEHVKVIGRTRDWLRYEVPDKYIKREVRGHYRGQKQIWFLLRMIGRDCDICLRATDHPEFDAWRWNSYWVPLDAVIEFKRDVYQMALTELSRFVRRQPGRHERSASHHGTRHPKANAKVVTVSIKTVCSNTEPSTEPNPGRAATAVLSVAAAALVVEPVDAKPDHDCHMGLPGGA from the coding sequence ATGCTGGATCGTGAAGGCTTTCGCCCGAACGTCGGCATCATCCTCTTGAACGCGCGCAACGAGGTGTTTTGGGGCAAACGGCTGCGTGAGCATTCCTGGCAGTTTCCGCAAGGCGGCATCAAGTATGGTGAGACGCCCCTGCAAGCGATGTTTCGGGAGTTGCACGAAGAAACCGGTTTGAGACCCGAGCACGTCAAGGTCATCGGTCGCACGCGCGACTGGTTGCGTTACGAGGTGCCCGACAAGTACATCAAGCGTGAAGTCCGCGGTCACTATCGAGGACAGAAGCAGATCTGGTTTCTGTTGCGCATGATCGGACGCGATTGCGATATCTGTCTGCGCGCGACCGATCATCCGGAATTCGACGCGTGGCGCTGGAACAGTTACTGGGTGCCGCTGGACGCCGTGATCGAGTTCAAGAGAGATGTGTACCAGATGGCGCTAACCGAGCTTTCCCGCTTCGTGCGACGGCAGCCCGGACGCCATGAACGTTCTGCGTCGCACCATGGCACCCGCCATCCAAAGGCAAATGCAAAAGTGGTAACGGTATCGATTAAGACGGTATGTTCGAACACCGAGCCCAGCACTGAGCCTAACCCAGGTCGCGCAGCGACCGCAGTGCTGAGCGTGGCTGCCGCGGCGCTGGTCGTCGAGCCGGTCGACGCCAAGCCCGACCATGACTGCCACATGGGTTTGCCTGGCGGCGCATAG
- a CDS encoding MarC family protein yields MQYTFLSATVLLILITDPLGNIPLFINVLRNVARERRPKVILREVAIAFVILLVFMIAGHAFLRMMHLTDLSLRLAGGIVLFLIALRMIFPHAEGPFGGDPLGEPLIVPLAIPALAGPSAIATVMLLTSQAPGKMLEWIGALTVTMAVCAIVLLLADKIQRWLGTRTVAAFERLMGLVLVAISVEMILEGIRIFMRQL; encoded by the coding sequence GTGCAATACACATTTCTATCCGCGACGGTCCTGCTGATCCTGATTACGGATCCGTTGGGTAATATCCCATTGTTCATCAATGTGCTGCGCAATGTTGCGCGAGAGCGGCGCCCGAAGGTGATCCTGCGCGAAGTGGCGATCGCGTTCGTCATCCTGCTGGTATTCATGATCGCTGGCCACGCGTTCCTGCGCATGATGCACCTAACTGATTTGTCGTTGCGGCTGGCGGGCGGGATCGTGCTGTTTCTGATTGCGCTCCGGATGATCTTTCCGCACGCGGAAGGTCCGTTCGGCGGCGATCCGCTCGGCGAGCCGCTGATCGTGCCGCTTGCGATTCCGGCGCTGGCGGGACCGTCCGCCATCGCGACCGTCATGCTGCTGACGTCACAGGCGCCGGGCAAGATGCTCGAATGGATCGGCGCGCTCACGGTGACGATGGCCGTGTGCGCGATCGTGCTGCTACTGGCCGATAAGATCCAGCGATGGCTCGGCACGCGCACCGTTGCCGCGTTCGAGCGGTTGATGGGACTCGTGTTGGTCGCCATTTCGGTGGAGATGATCCTCGAGGGTATCCGGATCTTCATGCGACAGCTTTAA